One part of the Diadema setosum chromosome 22, eeDiaSeto1, whole genome shotgun sequence genome encodes these proteins:
- the LOC140245410 gene encoding dnaJ homolog subfamily C member 22-like: MQKRSSVAYLLWLVGGWLGLHHFYLGRDRQAFVWWCTLGGFFGLGWLRDLFCIPRYVETANDTPEFVRYYTELLRTRQSPRFSVSRFAGQLFTGSFFGLLATVSVPDEVDELFPLIRPFITPIAVAIGVHTVGNIGREEGPLKYAIIGAYIPALLLYADPTNIVYIAILSAVLFRRGVSYRRTPEKWKREGLCKRVVILGLAGCVVCTAWGSAIYYNMKVTTAEGESIRVKDALNHFFESPAWKDFKEVLGHVVNLIWERGWREAYREFVEALDPEGEAAAYKTLELEEGATQKEITQRYRKLARTWHPDKHTGPGKEAAAQQFMKIQGAYETLSKIHTRRAAHKKEHSFEQEERRF; encoded by the exons ATGCAGAAACGAAGCAGTGTAGCATACTTACTGTGGCTGGTGGGGGGATGGCTTGGTCTCCACCATTTCTACCTCGGACGTGACCGGCAAGCTTTTGTGTGGTGGTGCACCCTAGGGGGATTCTTTGGTCTAGGGTGGCTGCGAGATCTGTTCTGCATACCGCGGTACGTAGAGACGGCCAACGACACTCCCGAATTTGTCAGGTACTACACTGAGCTCCTACGGACGCGGCAGTCGCCGAGATTTAGCGTATCCCGCTTTGCCGGGCAGCTCTTCACGGGATCCTTCTTTGGGTTGCTTGCGACCGTCTCCGTGCCTGATGAAGTGGACGAGCTCTTCCCGCTAATACGACCGTTCATCACTCCAATTGCTGTCGCCATCGGAGTTCACACTGTGGGAAACATTGGACGTGAGGAGGGTCCACTAAAATATGCTATTATTGGAGCATACATTCCTGCATTGCTACTCTATGCAGATCCAACTAATATTGTTTACATAGCCATCCTCAGCGCAGTATTGTTCAGAAGAGGTGTTTCGTATAGGAGGACTCCAGAAAAGTGGAAAAGAGAAGGCCTGTGTAAAAGAGTAGTTATATTGGGGTTAGCAG GTTGCGTCGTGTGCACCGCATGGGGCTCTGCCATCTATTACAACATGAAGGTCACAACCGCCGAGGGTGAGTCGATACGTGTGAAGGATGCCCTCAACCACTTCTTTGAGTCGCCAGCCTGGAAGGACTTCAAGGAGGTGCTGGGCCACGTGGTGAACCTGATTTGGGAGCGGGGCTGGCGAGAGGCCTACAGGGAATTCGTGGAAGCTTTGGATCCAGAGGGGGAGGCCGCCGCATACAAG ACCCTTGAATTGGAGGAGGGTGCCACACAGAAGGAGATCACCCAGCGCTACCGCAAACTCGCCCGCACCTGGCACCCGGACAAGCACACGGGGCCGGGCAAGGAGGCGGCCGCCCAGCAGTTCATGAAGATCCAGGGGGCGTACGAGACGCTGTCCAAGATCCACACCCGCCGCGCCGCCCACAAGAAGGAGCACAGCTTTGAGCAGGAGGAGAGAAGATTCTGA